From one Alphaproteobacteria bacterium CG11_big_fil_rev_8_21_14_0_20_39_49 genomic stretch:
- a CDS encoding 3-deoxy-8-phosphooctulonate synthase, producing the protein MTESKHIKVNNIKVGNDLPFTLIAGPCQMESRDHALMMAEKLTKITQKLNIPFIYKSSFDKANRTSLNSKRGIGLKNALPIFKEIKETFGCPTLTDIHNEEQCGLIDGSVDVLQIPAFLCRQTDLLIAAAKTGKVINIKKGQFLAPWDMKNVAAKVSDSGNDNIILTDRGTCFGYNTLISDMRGLATMSETGYPVIIDATHSIQQPGGQGGTSGGQREFVPVISRAAIAVGIAGTFMEVHQDPDNAPSDGPCMVIMHELEEILKKLVEIDSVVKN; encoded by the coding sequence ATGACCGAATCAAAACATATAAAAGTAAATAATATCAAGGTCGGTAACGACCTGCCATTTACATTGATTGCCGGACCTTGTCAGATGGAATCCCGTGACCACGCCCTGATGATGGCAGAAAAACTTACAAAAATAACTCAAAAGCTTAATATTCCGTTCATATATAAATCGTCTTTTGATAAGGCAAACCGCACAAGCCTGAACAGTAAACGCGGAATCGGTCTTAAAAACGCATTACCGATATTTAAAGAGATAAAAGAAACATTTGGCTGCCCTACCCTGACCGATATCCACAATGAAGAACAATGCGGCTTAATTGACGGTTCGGTAGATGTATTGCAAATACCTGCTTTTTTATGCCGTCAAACCGACTTATTAATAGCTGCGGCTAAAACGGGTAAGGTTATAAACATAAAAAAAGGGCAGTTCTTAGCCCCTTGGGATATGAAGAATGTAGCGGCTAAAGTATCAGATTCGGGCAATGATAATATTATCCTGACCGATAGGGGTACTTGCTTTGGCTATAATACGCTTATATCCGATATGAGAGGGCTTGCAACAATGTCTGAAACCGGATATCCGGTAATTATCGACGCAACCCACTCCATACAGCAACCCGGTGGTCAGGGAGGCACATCGGGAGGTCAGAGGGAGTTTGTTCCGGTTATATCAAGAGCCGCAATAGCGGTAGGAATAGCAGGTACATTTATGGAAGTACATCAGGATCCTGATAACGCACCATCTGACGGACCTTGCATGGTTATAATGCACGAACTGGAAGAAATCCTTAAAAAACTTGTAGAAATAGACTCTGTAGTTAAGAACTAA
- a CDS encoding CTP synthetase: MAKFIFITGGVVSSLGKGLASASLAAALQSRGYTVRLRKLDPYLNVDPGTMSPIQHGEVYVTDDGAETDLDLGHYERFTDVVARKGDNITTGQIYSKLIAKERRGEYLGGTVQVIPHVTDLIKEFILSDTDDTDFVLCEIGGTVGDIEGLPFFESIRQLGYQLGKDKTIFVHLTLVPYIPAAKELKTKPTQHSVKELRQIGIQPDILLCRADREIPESERKKIALFCNIKEECVIQGLDVKSIYQVPIKYHEEGFDNQILMHFNMPHDKKANLKKWEKLVENDLSATEEIHVAIVGKYIKLTEAYKSIIESLHHAAMANEVNVKIHWINSRRFSADMAAKKLPSMDAILVPGGFGEDGVKGELNAITYARTNNVPYLGICRGMQLSVIEAARNLAGLKNADTSEFNETEHTVVGLMTEWFNGEKQETRNKNGDLGGTMRLGSYPCKLVPNSLARNVYGKANIEERHRHRYEVNIEYKEILEKAGLLFSGMSPDGKLTEIIEIPKHPWFIAVQFHPEFKSRPFSPHPLFKGFVEAAIKYNKKRK, encoded by the coding sequence ATGGCAAAATTTATATTCATTACAGGCGGTGTAGTTTCCTCTTTGGGTAAAGGGCTGGCATCTGCCAGTCTTGCTGCTGCTTTGCAATCAAGAGGGTACACTGTTCGCTTACGTAAACTTGACCCGTATCTGAATGTCGACCCCGGAACAATGAGTCCCATACAGCATGGTGAGGTGTACGTTACCGACGATGGGGCGGAGACCGACCTTGACCTTGGTCACTACGAAAGATTTACGGACGTTGTGGCTCGCAAGGGCGACAATATCACGACCGGTCAAATATATTCCAAACTAATCGCAAAAGAACGTAGAGGCGAGTACTTAGGCGGAACTGTTCAAGTAATACCTCATGTTACCGACCTGATAAAAGAATTTATTTTAAGTGACACAGATGATACGGATTTCGTACTTTGTGAAATAGGCGGAACTGTAGGAGATATAGAAGGTCTGCCGTTCTTTGAATCTATCCGTCAGCTTGGCTATCAGCTTGGTAAAGACAAGACTATATTTGTCCATTTAACACTGGTTCCTTATATTCCGGCAGCAAAGGAGCTTAAAACAAAGCCCACCCAACACTCTGTAAAGGAATTACGCCAGATAGGTATTCAACCTGATATATTATTATGCCGTGCCGATAGGGAGATACCCGAGAGCGAGCGTAAAAAAATAGCGTTATTTTGTAACATAAAAGAAGAATGCGTAATACAGGGGCTTGATGTTAAGAGTATCTACCAAGTCCCTATAAAATATCACGAAGAAGGTTTTGACAATCAGATTCTCATGCATTTTAATATGCCGCATGACAAGAAAGCTAACTTGAAAAAATGGGAAAAACTTGTCGAAAACGACCTATCCGCAACTGAAGAAATACATGTTGCTATAGTCGGTAAGTATATAAAACTAACCGAAGCATATAAATCTATAATAGAATCCCTGCATCACGCTGCAATGGCAAATGAAGTTAACGTTAAGATACACTGGATAAACTCCAGACGCTTCTCTGCCGACATGGCTGCTAAAAAACTACCTTCAATGGACGCTATCCTTGTTCCGGGCGGATTCGGTGAGGACGGCGTTAAAGGTGAATTGAACGCTATAACATACGCAAGAACTAATAACGTACCGTATTTGGGGATTTGCAGGGGTATGCAGCTAAGCGTTATAGAAGCTGCTCGCAACCTTGCAGGCTTAAAAAATGCCGATACATCGGAGTTTAACGAGACGGAACACACCGTAGTCGGTCTTATGACGGAGTGGTTCAACGGCGAAAAACAAGAAACACGCAATAAAAACGGTGATTTGGGCGGCACAATGAGGCTAGGCTCTTATCCTTGCAAATTAGTGCCGAACTCACTGGCTAGGAATGTGTACGGCAAAGCCAATATTGAAGAACGACACAGACACCGCTACGAGGTAAATATAGAATATAAAGAAATTCTGGAGAAGGCGGGATTGTTATTTTCAGGCATGTCACCTGACGGCAAGTTGACTGAAATAATTGAAATACCTAAACATCCATGGTTCATAGCAGTGCAGTTCCACCCTGAATTCAAGTCACGTCCTTTTAGTCCTCACCCGTTATTTAAGGGTTTTGTTGAGGCGGCAATAAAATATAACAAAAAAAGAAAATAA
- the secG gene encoding preprotein translocase subunit SecG produces the protein MHVQYYLFPVLTVFWWAKPALILMNSGRLLRLQAKYIINLRNTRMSEMLHILLVVQVIIAVSMICVILLQRSSSDGLSGLSGGSGGGNSLVSGRASANMLTKTTAYLAVAFMANSLAMATITARGTKTVDRVIENISTENNASDIGESGEVKEIEPTVPVSE, from the coding sequence ATGCACGTTCAATACTATCTGTTCCCAGTGTTGACGGTCTTCTGGTGGGCAAAGCCTGCCTTGATCCTGATGAATTCTGGAAGATTATTGAGGCTACAGGCTAAATATATAATAAATTTAAGGAACACTAGAATGTCAGAAATGTTACATATATTACTTGTGGTGCAAGTTATAATAGCCGTTTCAATGATATGCGTAATTTTGCTTCAACGCAGTTCAAGTGACGGTTTATCAGGTCTAAGCGGCGGTAGCGGAGGCGGAAATTCATTGGTGTCTGGAAGGGCATCGGCAAACATGCTCACAAAAACCACCGCTTACTTAGCTGTAGCTTTTATGGCTAACAGCCTTGCTATGGCAACTATAACAGCCAGAGGCACAAAAACCGTAGACAGGGTTATTGAAAACATCTCAACAGAAAATAATGCTTCTGATATCGGCGAATCGGGCGAAGTTAAAGAAATCGAGCCTACCGTACCGGTATCCGAATAA